One part of the Glycine max cultivar Williams 82 chromosome 14, Glycine_max_v4.0, whole genome shotgun sequence genome encodes these proteins:
- the LOC100305711 gene encoding putative disulfide-isomerase LQY1: MTVLSPSLSLPKLHSSFLCCPLKSKLSSSATNRIQQKPTSYPRIRALDLDQNTVVAISVGLVSVAVGIGIPVFYETQIDNAAKRDNTQPCFPCNGSGSQKCRFCLGSGNVTVELGGGEKEVSRCINCDAVGSLTCTTCQGSGIQPRYLDRREFKDDD; the protein is encoded by the exons ATGACAGTACTGtctccttctctttctctgccAAAGTtgcattcttcttttctttgttgcCCTCTAAAATCCAAGCTATCATCATCAGCTACAAATAGAATTCAACAAAAACCCACTTCTTATCCACGCATTAGAGCTTTGGACCTTGATCAAAACACG GTTGTGGCTATAAGTGTAGGCCTTGTTAGTGTGGCTGTTGGGATTGGCATTCCAGTGTTCTATGAAACCCAAATCGATAATGCT GCTAAGCGAGACAACACGCAGCCCTGTTTCCCATGCAATGGATCTGGCTCTC AAAAATGCAGATTTTGCTTGGGAAGTGGCAATGTGACAGTTGAACTCGGTGGGGGTGAGAAGGAGGTGTCTCGATGCATAAATTGTGATGCTGTTGGTTCATTGACTTGCACAACTTGTCAGGGATCAGGAATTCAACCTCGTTACCTTGACCGCAG AGAGTTCAAAGATGATGACTGA